The following proteins are co-located in the Myroides profundi genome:
- a CDS encoding multidrug effflux MFS transporter, translating to MNKLTKAQFIVVIILSLLSAIEPFSIDLYLPGFLKISQTFNTDLKNVQLSLSFFLGGFAAGQLFWGIISDRYGRKLPTIASLIIFILASVACIYAETIEQFWAARFFQAFAGCAGVVIARAVVNEYYSADQSMNVFSLLAIIAGVAPIVGPIAGNFLISHFVWQSTFVTLVILGIICLLAVIIFLPETRIVTEKKDVNLMADFKEIVQNNVFVKYTLIGSLTYSILMIYLANAPYLIMEYGGMSSDMFSGIFAFNAIGLILGAWLANSVFSRWWTVEQIVKYTVYFGIAWTVAFLVMCVLKEPIEALLVPLFFIVLTLGVLFPTTTKLALAPFTTNSGSASALLGTLQLLFTFIISAVTNLIPADIMTLTAYSLLACHLLYLGCYLIKEKNNTN from the coding sequence ATGAATAAGTTAACAAAAGCTCAGTTTATAGTCGTGATTATTTTATCATTACTATCTGCTATCGAACCTTTTAGTATAGATCTGTACTTACCTGGTTTCTTAAAAATCTCACAGACCTTTAATACAGATCTAAAAAATGTACAGTTGTCCCTTTCTTTCTTTTTAGGAGGATTTGCTGCAGGACAGCTATTTTGGGGAATTATCTCTGATCGCTATGGTCGTAAACTTCCGACTATTGCCTCTTTAATCATCTTTATTCTAGCATCAGTAGCCTGTATCTATGCAGAGACCATAGAACAGTTCTGGGCAGCTCGATTCTTTCAAGCTTTTGCAGGATGTGCAGGAGTAGTTATCGCTCGTGCCGTAGTGAATGAATACTATTCTGCTGACCAGAGTATGAATGTCTTCTCTCTACTAGCTATCATAGCAGGAGTAGCACCTATCGTAGGTCCTATCGCTGGTAACTTTCTGATCAGTCATTTCGTATGGCAATCTACTTTCGTTACTTTAGTGATATTAGGTATCATCTGCCTATTAGCTGTTATCATCTTCTTGCCAGAAACACGTATTGTCACAGAGAAAAAAGATGTTAACCTTATGGCAGACTTTAAAGAAATAGTACAAAATAACGTCTTTGTCAAATATACATTGATTGGAAGTTTAACCTATAGTATCTTAATGATCTACCTAGCCAATGCCCCTTACCTTATTATGGAGTATGGAGGAATGTCTTCAGATATGTTTAGTGGTATATTTGCTTTTAATGCTATCGGTTTAATCCTTGGGGCATGGCTGGCAAACTCTGTATTCTCTCGCTGGTGGACTGTAGAACAAATCGTAAAATACACCGTGTATTTCGGTATTGCTTGGACAGTAGCCTTCTTAGTTATGTGTGTGCTAAAAGAGCCTATTGAAGCCTTATTAGTTCCGTTGTTCTTCATTGTACTAACTCTTGGAGTACTATTCCCTACAACTACTAAATTAGCCTTAGCACCATTCACTACTAATAGTGGATCTGCGTCAGCTCTACTAGGTACTTTACAACTGCTATTTACCTTTATCATATCAGCCGTGACTAACTTAATCCCTGCTGACATCATGACCTTGACTGCTTATTCTTTACTTGCATGTCATCTGTTATATCTAGGATGTTATCTGATTAAAGAGAAAAATAATACTAATTAA
- a CDS encoding DUF5690 family protein — protein MELYKFKNSKKVETCLLLFSVFLCYTGMYAVRKSFLAGQYDDMEVMSNVDPKTILVISQVFGYMISKVIGIKIISEMTKSSRLYWLIGATTFGLAMLGLFSILPPHLKFIALFLNGLPLGMIFGIVFSYIEGRKNTELLAAALSATFIFSTGFVKSVGLILMENFYVSEYDMPFLTGLLFFPIFLSCAFIMNKCKGPSSSDVEARAERKPMYKKERMAFLKQNGLGYLSLVLIYIVLTIVRDFRDNFVVEFWEEQGTSEAPKLITLTEVPVAIIVLIIAASSVLIKNNRKAFNLGMYLTIFGAIMMLITTILFRERHVSAITWMVVSGIGVYLPYILFHCLVFERLVALLKFNGNVGFLFYLADSLGYLGSVTVLLIKEFVGFRQNWSTFFINLNIESAIAILILSLVSIWFFEKQVIRKTKLSNVTV, from the coding sequence ATGGAGTTGTATAAGTTTAAGAATAGTAAAAAAGTAGAAACTTGTTTGTTGTTGTTTTCTGTCTTTTTGTGTTATACAGGAATGTATGCTGTGCGTAAATCATTTTTGGCAGGACAGTATGATGATATGGAAGTGATGAGCAATGTAGATCCTAAAACTATTTTAGTGATTAGTCAGGTTTTTGGATATATGATTTCAAAAGTTATTGGGATTAAAATTATTTCAGAGATGACTAAGAGTAGTAGACTGTATTGGTTAATCGGAGCAACTACTTTTGGGTTAGCTATGTTGGGACTATTCTCTATTCTGCCACCGCATTTAAAGTTTATAGCTCTATTCTTAAATGGACTTCCACTAGGGATGATTTTCGGAATAGTCTTCTCATATATAGAGGGGCGAAAAAACACAGAATTATTAGCCGCAGCATTAAGTGCGACGTTTATCTTCTCTACTGGATTTGTAAAGAGTGTGGGGTTAATCTTAATGGAGAATTTTTATGTGAGTGAGTATGATATGCCATTTCTGACAGGATTGCTATTCTTCCCTATATTTTTGAGTTGTGCATTTATTATGAATAAGTGTAAAGGACCCTCTAGTAGTGATGTAGAAGCCCGTGCTGAACGCAAACCAATGTATAAAAAGGAGCGAATGGCGTTCTTAAAACAGAATGGCTTGGGGTATTTAAGTCTTGTGTTGATTTACATCGTATTGACTATTGTACGTGACTTTAGAGATAATTTCGTAGTAGAGTTTTGGGAAGAACAAGGGACGTCAGAAGCGCCAAAATTAATCACGCTAACGGAAGTTCCTGTAGCCATCATAGTATTAATTATAGCAGCGAGTAGTGTGCTGATTAAGAATAATAGAAAGGCTTTTAACTTAGGAATGTATCTGACGATATTCGGCGCGATAATGATGTTAATAACAACAATTCTCTTTAGAGAGCGCCATGTATCAGCGATAACGTGGATGGTAGTATCAGGTATTGGGGTTTATTTGCCATACATCCTGTTTCACTGTTTGGTATTCGAGAGACTAGTAGCATTACTAAAGTTTAATGGCAATGTAGGGTTTCTATTTTATCTAGCCGATTCGCTGGGGTATTTAGGTAGTGTCACTGTGTTATTAATAAAAGAGTTTGTAGGCTTTAGACAGAACTGGAGTACATTCTTCATTAATTTAAATATAGAATCTGCAATAGCAATATTGATTCTGTCTTTAGTGTCGATATGGTTTTTCGAAAAGCAAGTTATTCGAAAAACAAAATTGAGTAATGTAACTGTATAA
- a CDS encoding phosphonatase-like hydrolase, which yields MKEIQMVVFDMAGTTVNEDNLVYKTVCDSINEMGYEVTLEQTLQYGAGKEKCQAIKDILTACTTEKEVDEQANLIFKNFKKHLENAYNTYPVQTYEGMQSLFDLLKSKGIKVVLNTGYDSKTANKLLNKLNWKVGDTVDALITADDVEIGRPSPEMINKAMKQFDIVDAKYVLKAGDSIIDIEEGHNANCGYVVGVLTGAQNRELLKTANPTHIVDKLTDIREWI from the coding sequence ATGAAAGAAATACAAATGGTAGTTTTTGATATGGCAGGAACTACAGTGAATGAAGATAATTTAGTGTATAAAACAGTTTGTGACTCAATTAATGAGATGGGCTATGAAGTAACATTGGAACAAACTTTACAATATGGTGCAGGAAAAGAAAAGTGCCAAGCAATCAAAGATATTCTAACAGCGTGTACAACTGAAAAAGAGGTGGATGAACAGGCTAATTTAATATTTAAAAACTTTAAAAAACACTTAGAGAATGCCTATAATACTTATCCTGTACAAACGTATGAAGGGATGCAATCTCTTTTTGACTTATTAAAATCTAAAGGAATTAAGGTTGTATTAAATACGGGATATGATAGTAAAACGGCTAATAAACTGCTGAATAAACTTAACTGGAAAGTGGGTGATACAGTGGATGCATTGATTACGGCGGATGATGTAGAAATAGGACGTCCATCTCCCGAAATGATAAATAAGGCAATGAAACAGTTCGATATCGTAGATGCTAAATATGTATTAAAGGCAGGTGACTCGATTATCGATATAGAAGAAGGACATAACGCTAATTGTGGTTATGTAGTAGGCGTGCTTACAGGTGCTCAAAATAGGGAATTATTAAAAACGGCTAATCCCACTCATATCGTTGATAAATTAACGGATATTAGAGAGTGGATCTAA
- a CDS encoding helix-turn-helix domain-containing protein: protein MDNYLIGIGKKLKEIRKANKYTINQIASKAEVSNGLISKIENGRTIPSLPVLLTIIQALDVEIGEFFKTIPVVGKSNYILCKKEDYNTIEKEEQAVGFEYRSIFSKQLNSCGFETVLLEVKPNSKRDKVETDAFEFKYIISGECTYIIGEDEVLVQSGDSILFDGRIPHVPINKGTETCLMLVVYLFYDKND, encoded by the coding sequence ATGGACAATTACCTAATTGGTATAGGCAAGAAATTAAAAGAAATTAGAAAGGCAAATAAGTACACTATTAACCAAATCGCTTCTAAAGCTGAAGTTAGTAATGGGCTAATTTCAAAAATTGAGAACGGAAGAACCATTCCTTCACTACCTGTATTATTAACCATAATACAAGCTTTAGACGTAGAGATAGGAGAGTTTTTTAAGACTATTCCTGTTGTAGGTAAGAGCAATTATATCCTGTGTAAAAAAGAAGACTATAACACTATAGAAAAAGAAGAGCAAGCTGTTGGCTTTGAATACCGTTCTATCTTTTCAAAACAATTAAATTCTTGTGGATTCGAAACCGTATTACTAGAGGTAAAACCTAATTCTAAGAGAGATAAAGTAGAGACTGACGCCTTTGAATTTAAATACATTATCTCTGGAGAGTGTACCTATATCATTGGAGAAGACGAAGTTTTAGTACAGAGTGGAGATTCCATACTCTTTGATGGTAGAATACCACACGTACCCATTAATAAAGGAACCGAAACTTGTCTTATGTTAGTCGTTTACTTATTCTATGATAAAAACGATTAA
- a CDS encoding TIGR03364 family FAD-dependent oxidoreductase, with protein MDMKYDLIVVGGGVLGTFHAFHAAQKGLKVLVVEKDKQPVSATVRNFGQVVPSGMDTKWQNYGRESLQIYKEIQSVFDISVRNNGSIYLASNEEELTLLEELNKINQSNSYESMLLTKQECLSRYPGVKESYVIGGLFFPEEVTVEPRTMIYRLHQYMQETLDVEFSYLTPVVNCEEGNDGVSVITASGEILIAAKVIICCGSEFKTLFPKVFAQSDMEVTKLQMMQTVAQRNYELKGSVLTGWSIRRYEAFYECPSFAKIKASEPLDSLQKKWGVHILFKQAADGSVIIGDSHEYSDVNDIDELGFDIKQEINDFMIQEAKKIVDLPTYQIRDSWAGVYSQCKNADIFNTMIGQHIHIITGIGGKGMTGSAGYSKQVINSIF; from the coding sequence ATAGATATGAAATATGATTTAATCGTAGTAGGAGGGGGAGTATTGGGAACCTTTCACGCTTTTCACGCCGCTCAGAAAGGGTTGAAAGTATTAGTAGTAGAAAAGGATAAACAACCAGTGAGTGCGACTGTACGAAACTTTGGTCAAGTAGTACCATCAGGAATGGATACAAAATGGCAAAATTATGGAAGGGAGAGTTTACAGATTTATAAGGAGATTCAAAGTGTATTTGATATTTCGGTGCGAAATAATGGTTCTATCTATCTAGCGTCTAACGAAGAAGAATTAACTCTATTAGAAGAATTAAATAAGATTAATCAGTCAAATAGTTACGAGTCTATGCTTTTAACTAAACAAGAGTGCTTATCTCGTTACCCAGGAGTGAAGGAATCTTATGTCATAGGTGGGTTATTCTTTCCAGAGGAAGTGACAGTAGAGCCACGTACTATGATTTATCGCTTACACCAGTATATGCAAGAGACGTTAGATGTAGAATTTTCATATTTAACTCCAGTGGTGAATTGTGAAGAGGGCAATGATGGAGTGTCAGTAATAACAGCTTCAGGTGAAATACTAATCGCAGCTAAAGTAATTATATGCTGTGGATCAGAGTTTAAGACGTTGTTCCCTAAAGTGTTTGCGCAGAGTGATATGGAGGTGACTAAGCTACAGATGATGCAGACAGTAGCTCAGCGTAATTATGAGTTAAAGGGTTCTGTTCTAACAGGGTGGTCTATCAGAAGGTATGAGGCTTTTTATGAGTGTCCTTCTTTTGCGAAAATTAAAGCAAGTGAACCTTTAGACTCTCTTCAGAAAAAATGGGGAGTGCATATCCTGTTTAAACAAGCGGCAGATGGCTCTGTGATTATAGGTGACTCACATGAGTATTCGGATGTTAATGATATAGATGAATTGGGATTCGATATAAAACAGGAGATAAATGACTTTATGATTCAGGAGGCTAAAAAGATTGTGGATTTGCCAACTTATCAGATTAGGGATTCGTGGGCAGGAGTTTATTCTCAATGTAAAAACGCGGATATATTTAATACTATGATAGGTCAGCATATTCATATTATTACCGGAATCGGTGGAAAAGGAATGACGGGTAGTGCAGGCTATTCAAAGCAAGTTATTAATAGTATATTTTAA
- a CDS encoding zinc-binding dehydrogenase has protein sequence MKQKTATAMVFDNQTRNFKSREVQICPSNQEEIIVQVAYTTICSSDLHTYCGRRSLDAPTILGHEIIGYITHLPPMTTTDYTGTPINEGDLITWCIYAYDSEDAIALEGYPQKSASLYKYGHHPFSNTELNGGFATHCILKKGTAIFKLPTHLTLYEATPLNCSHATIAGAMRLAGDVKDKTILVYGAGMLGLSAIAMSKAQGAKHIIVCDVNEKRLSTATLFGATHTFQSTHDTESIKQQIAQLKINAVLDTTGIPAVMEQGIELSAIGATNVWIGAVFNQSATQINAETIIRKLITIKGLHNYTPDDLKNAVAFLSQHHNTFPFKDLAKNEFALEQLEEAFDCANKTQQYRVGIKATL, from the coding sequence ATGAAACAAAAAACAGCCACCGCAATGGTCTTTGACAACCAAACTAGAAATTTTAAATCTAGAGAAGTACAAATATGCCCTTCTAACCAAGAGGAAATAATTGTTCAGGTTGCTTACACCACTATCTGTAGTAGTGACTTACACACTTACTGCGGTAGGAGATCTCTAGATGCCCCTACTATATTAGGACACGAGATTATAGGTTACATCACACACCTTCCCCCGATGACTACTACCGATTATACAGGAACCCCTATTAATGAGGGTGACTTAATCACATGGTGTATATATGCCTATGATTCTGAAGATGCCATTGCATTAGAAGGATACCCTCAGAAATCAGCTTCATTATATAAGTATGGTCACCATCCATTTTCTAATACAGAATTAAACGGTGGATTCGCTACCCATTGTATTCTTAAGAAAGGAACAGCTATATTTAAACTCCCTACACACCTAACACTATATGAAGCTACTCCTCTTAATTGTAGCCATGCGACTATAGCGGGGGCTATGCGATTAGCTGGCGATGTAAAAGACAAAACGATACTGGTATACGGTGCAGGTATGCTAGGATTATCTGCTATTGCTATGTCTAAAGCACAAGGGGCTAAACATATTATCGTCTGTGATGTAAATGAAAAGCGTTTATCTACAGCTACTTTATTTGGAGCGACACATACCTTTCAGAGTACCCATGACACCGAGAGCATAAAACAGCAAATCGCTCAGCTAAAGATTAACGCAGTACTAGATACTACAGGTATTCCTGCTGTTATGGAACAGGGAATTGAACTATCAGCTATCGGCGCTACTAACGTCTGGATAGGAGCCGTTTTTAATCAATCAGCTACACAAATCAATGCTGAAACTATAATCCGCAAGCTAATTACTATAAAGGGGTTACACAATTACACCCCTGATGATTTAAAAAATGCAGTAGCTTTTTTGAGTCAGCACCACAACACTTTTCCTTTTAAAGATTTGGCAAAAAATGAATTTGCTCTCGAACAATTAGAAGAGGCTTTTGACTGTGC